Genomic window (Drosophila willistoni isolate 14030-0811.24 chromosome 2L unlocalized genomic scaffold, UCI_dwil_1.1 Seg196, whole genome shotgun sequence):
ttacatacataaatgatAAAACTTTTATTGCGAAAATACCAAGTGTCGTGTAACTCTTGGTTCAAGCCCCTTCCGGCACTTTGCCTTTCGTTTTGGCAGTTTCACAATCAACTTTAtacttttaaatgaaaactgaTATGAAGTAAAATCGAGAAAATCGGGATAACGATGGAATATTGATAAGTTTGGGGAGAATCATTCTATCTTTGGAAAGCAGAGGTTGTGCGAGCTGCGCTAAGAGAGTGTGTTTATGTTCAAGGAATATCGATGTACATATTAATCAATGTCCTACTCATGTTCTTCAGTAAAATGATAACCAAGAAGAACAATTTGAGTGTTAACTGTGAGGTGGCAGAGCCGCTAGATCCAGAAAAGGACTTTGTTTTGGAACCGCTGTATGAATTTTCTGGTAAACAAACTTGGTATTTAGGCCAGAAACACCATAACTTTAGAGAATCTTCCGGGAGCATAGAAGGGCAAATAAACCACTCTCCCACtaaatatatagatagaaCTTGTTTATAACACAACACGCTTGAGGTTTCAATGAGTATTTTCAAGTTGTATAACTGATCGAGCATGATAACTATTTTTGATTATACAAACCAATCAAGTTATTGCAAAGTTCGTATTTACATCTCTTAGTTTGTATTCTGAAGGATGCACAAGTAAGCctagaataacaacaatatcctttgatattttttgatgGAATCGAGACATTAGAGACAGTTTGAGATTGATTTTATGACTTTAAAGACATTGACAAAGTTAGTCTTCCTAACGTAATACtctagtttatttttttagacgttaaattgtttattcaaTCCTTTTTGTTAGCCTGCTCGAGGTGGATAAATAATAGCTCAAGgttttttatattcatttttgtattttcccAATATATTTTGATCGCCAAAGGCTTCTGTGTTTTATTCATAAAGCCGGCTAACCAAAAAATTCATGCCTCTGTCCTTATTGTTGTTTAGATTGTATTGAGCTAACTAAACTCCGAAATATATTGTAATTTTCGGGAGGTATCGTTCTTCAAAATTGCCTCTATTACTTTGGTATTTGTCTTTAAAACTAGATCAGGCAAGATAAAGCAACAGACCTTCGAGGTCCAAAgatataaatgtaaaaaaagaCTTCTCGGATAATAAGCTAAGGCTTATAACTTGAATGTTGACTCCCCATTGAATTTAATAAACCATCAAGATGCCAATAATGTTGTGTAATAGTTTTTTCTACCATTGCCATTCGActagtatttatttatattaattcaGACCATTGATAGTTATGACCTTTTACCTAGTTACACATGCAGGAGAATAGTTCAACTCGGTGTCAGTGGAGTTTCGTGCCACCACATCCTTTCTTATGGCCTCCAccctaaaagaaaaaatcgactttaacaacatgaaaATTTCCCAAAATTGCACAATGAATTAAACATGCAACATGAAAAATTCGACTATTTGctttttgcttatatttttttgcacTACATTTGGCtaaatttcttcttttatgTCTTCGGTGTGTGctatttttgtgtgtgcttCGGGAGAAGTCATTCAGTCGAAATACCGAAACACGGCCGAAATAAAAACCCAAGCAATTGCCCCACAAATTCATGCggaaaaaaaaccagaaaaaaacgaaaagctaACGAACTTGCCTTCAATATGTATAGGGGCTAAAGGCTAGAGCGGGGGCATGTGGAAGTGGTAGGAAGGAAGTCATAGTCTGAATACCAACAAGTACCAGTTACCACCAAGAGGAGCACGCATAAAAGGAGTTTGCCTGActcactgactgactgactgactgactggtgGACTGTCAGGCGGAAGtgccacatacacacacaatcCGTAACTCTCCgcctgtctgtctctctgtcaCTTCAATGCTCTGCCACCTGTCTGTCCAATTGCATTCAAAATACCAAATGGAGGATGAGTATTGAAACTTAGTAAATGCAACAATTTCCCTCTACTCTATGGCCATACATGCATCCAACATCCAACagaccaaccaaccaaccaacctcTAAGTGCAACTTGTCGTCTGAGAGTTTGCTGTTGTTTAGTTGTTTGTTGGTTCAACCACTTGAAGGGGgtcttttttgttgtattcgcttttgttttgttgttttttctctgtttttttgtttttgttttcttactTATTCATTATTTATGCTCCACAAAGTTTTTTGAATTGCAGTTGTCGGTAAAATGAGGAAAAATATTTGCCAGACTCCATCGTAACCAACTGTCGCCAGTTGCAAAAGTCCCGGCTTGGTCTGGCCCTTGCCCTTCGTCAAGTAGCCAGCCTGAGCATTAGAGGCTACATCAGCTTAGAGGTTAGCTTAGAAGTAGAAAATGGGAAAAGGATAAAACTTTAGTGATgattaatttgttaaaaaacaaacttcgCAAGGATTAATcttaaaaatatgcaaaatccCTTCTTCATCCCAGTAGAAACATGAGAACTTATTCATAGCTTTGGTCgtctaatttatttgcataataATTAAGGTTgtctttttggtttgtttaatatttaaagGCTTTCTTCAGTTAAAAGTTATATCCTGGTTGTTGATTTTATTacatgaaatttttattagttAAGCTGGTTTATCTATCCAACTAGTCAAcaatattgttttttgttgttttcataATGTTTAATGATTTTGAAGATTAATTTCTGGCATATTTTTCAGTTAAAAAGGAATAGGAGATTTCAGTTATAACGATAAGAGTAACTACTTGCTTAGGAAAAGCAGTTTtcttaatttatttcattttatttatccGGAAGGATCCATTGATCAACCCCCTAAATTCTAACAAACCTTCCTGAATGTACACTTATAACGggcatttatgtaaataaatgtatgtacattgggtttcatttaaaaattagGAATTCAAGCTATGCTAATTCTCAAGAAATTTGCGAGAAATGTTCCTTTTACCCTACGGAATCCTCGGGGAGCATGTATGAAATCTTAAAAgtaatattttatattgatGAGCTAAGAGGGAAAGATaagacaaaaaatataatatcgAAATTTAGAACAATTTACAAACTTAAAGATCAAGCTATTTTATATACAGTCAACACTCGATAATTCAAAATGGCAAGGTAACAGAAGTTTTTTACGAATTACAGAGGTTTTCGATTTACCGGGTTTTCCAAGGGACCAGCAGTTTCTTACAAAATATTGAGTTTTTCGATTTAGCGGGGTGCGAATTTTTAAGACTAGACTGTCTTAATAAATAAAGCATATCCTTTTGTCGATTCGATAATATTTCGAGAATCATCCATACTAATGCTATTTATGAAAGACTAAATTACAATAAAACGATTtcgaattattaaaaaatatcaaaaacatTTCAGTGTATAGCAAATACCCTAACAAAATTAtctaataatatttatatataaccCGAAGAGTATTTCAAACTTCTTATAATTTTCTTTACAATTTCCTAATGATTTTTTCATTGTTTCTGCTTTTGAGTTGGCCAACTGTGAAAAGGATTTATGCAAATTGAGTTTCTAGAGTTGTGATTGTAGAGGAGAGGTGGGTGGAGGAGGGCATACGCAATTTATAGTAAAATGagcatttaaagcattttctatgcaaaaaaggaaaataaaatatcgAATGCTAAGCTTTAACTAATGGGATTAGATTTGCGggccaaccagccagccaaaTAGGTAAAGGAAATGTGACCACAATTTGTCAATAAATGGAAATTGTCAAGCCATAAATTTGAGTCAAACAATGGGTGGAATAGAAGGGATATTGATTGCGTGATGAGATGCTAAtggaaaaacgaaaatagaCACACCCAAATTTAATGCCTTTACTTTCCCTTCACTTTCCTTCTTTTGCAGCTGAAATTGATGAGCTGATTGAACAGCTGAAGACAACGAGCGTCAGTCCGTCGGACAATACAACAACATTGCTCTGCGAAATATCCGCCACCAAGGATCCAAAATTATTCGACAAACACGAGTTGGCCGAATGTTTTCTCAGCCTAACCCAATGTGGGGACACAAATGTAAGGAAAGAGGCAGCCAAATGTATAGCCGAGATAACCAAATCGGAAGTTCAACGCAAAAAGTTCACCAAGCGTGCCATAATAGCTGCTTTTCTCGATTGCCTGCGTCAAGTGCCCACTCCAGATGGCAGCATGGAGTTGCCTATCCAGATATGCCGAGCTCTGGGTAATATTTGCTATCTGAACGACGAGGCCAGAGATCTCATATTGGAGCTCGAAGGCGATGCTGTACTCTTACAACTCTTGGATATATCTGATATTGAGGATGTGAGCAATGCGGCACAATTTATCAAAGTACGCGGTGGTTTGCTTTCCAATTATTTACTAGGCGGCGAAGGATTAGCCAAACGGGCTATGGAACTGGGCATTatgcaaaaattgcaaaagatAATCGATACTGGAGCCTCGAATGTGGAACAGCATGAGGATTTGCTACTAAACACTTTACCCTTGCTCAGCATACTCACTGAGAATGTGGCCGATTTGAATTTCGAATCGTCGCTGAATATACAATTATCCAGAATATTGGCTGCTTCCACGAATCCAGATTTGGCTGAAATGTGTCTCGAATTGTTGCACTATCAGGCCGAAAGTGATGAGGTTAAACTTTTATTGGCCAAAGATGGTCTATGTGAGACCATATACAATCTGCTGGAGAAGTACAAGACCCTGGCCAGTACCAGTGAGGCGAGAGCTCTAATGAAATTGGCCTGCGAACTTATTGTTTTAATACTAACGGGAGGTAAGTCAAAGAAACTTTATCCTAAGGTCATTATAAATTTGATAGTTTTTCATACTAAATGATTATCCCCTTTTTATATCCTTGTTGAGGGTGTATATTTTATCTTAGGCTGGTAACACAAAGAAGTTTCCTACCCCATAAAGTAGGTACATATTTATACAGTAGTGGCCATGAATTTaagatatttatattttcgGACTTCAGTTCTAATTTTCTTGGCTCCAAAGTAAATCAATAAAGAAATCGATCAAAACTTTCTAATTTTCatccgattttaatcaaatttgtgTCATTTGAAAGGAAATCTAATTCACTTTTTTAAGTAGTTCAAGGaaaaagtactttagtatAAATTAGGGTCGTAAATCTGCATTGGCCAAAATGCCCAAAAATTAATCAGAATTAATTTGGCCACAAATCGAATGTTAGGgctaaattaaaaagtttagCTTAGTTTAGCTCGATTTACAACTTCTTCAAACATGTTTGGCCAGCTGAAAAGGTGGattttttagaaaaaagaagaatctaGTCTGAATCTGAATACAATAACCCACATATTACTCGAAAAATTTGTTCATTCAGTCACTTGAAAGCCGAAAAAATTACAACTAAtgttcaaaaatataaacGTCTTGAATtcgtgtatatgtatattcttaaCGCCGAATCGATATCCTTTCCGTCTGTATGAATCTCTGTTAGGTTCTTAATTTAAGAGATACATaatattaaagtttttattagAGGTAACTCGAGTTTCATAGAACAAAATCGTCAAAAAGTTTGAGTATCGCTATTAAATGTTGTATCAAAACtgcttttaaaataaaacattacAATCCCAAATTTCAAACAAATAGGACAAACAGAACTCAAGCAATGGTCAATAAAAATCTGTAGTTATATCTCTTTTGACACACTGCCTCAGCGCTGATGGCTTACTTACTACATCAATGCATGTGTCAAAACGTCTCAAGGTTGAAGCTTTCTATAACTATAAGAAAATTTCGCAAAACTTGATCGAGTTTTTCACCAGCAAAATAGTTTCCCATAGACGGAAAGATATTTTCCCTATATACAATAAATGTCTTGAGATGAATAATTGAATAGGaataacaaaatttctttattgtttatGATATCAGATTGCCACAATTTCAAATTCTCATTCTATTTTGTCTGCATTTTTCAGATGAATCAATGCATTATTTGTATACGACATCATTGCTGCAAAATATGGTCGATTGGCTGGATTCGTCGGACATTGATCTGTTGACCACAGGTGTGTTGGCTTTGGGTAATTTTGCTCGCACCGACAGCCATTGCATTTACTTTGTGGAGCAAAAGACTATGAATAAACTGCTAGAGGTTTTGGCCAAAAATAATGGCGTAAAAGATGATGTACGCCTGCAGCATGCCTTGTTGAGTGCCCTGCGTAACTTGGTTATACCCAAGCCGAATAAGAATGCCGTGATTGAGGCGGGTCTGGTGGAAACTATATTGCCCATGCTGGAAATTCACCAGCCACCGGTGGTATTTAAACTGTTGGGCACCCTCAGAATGACTGTGGATGGTCAGGGTAAGTTGAAAAGGATTTAATTCTAACCCT
Coding sequences:
- the LOC6640364 gene encoding rap1 GTPase-GDP dissociation stimulator 1, coding for MATEIDELIEQLKTTSVSPSDNTTTLLCEISATKDPKLFDKHELAECFLSLTQCGDTNVRKEAAKCIAEITKSEVQRKKFTKRAIIAAFLDCLRQVPTPDGSMELPIQICRALGNICYLNDEARDLILELEGDAVLLQLLDISDIEDVSNAAQFIKVRGGLLSNYLLGGEGLAKRAMELGIMQKLQKIIDTGASNVEQHEDLLLNTLPLLSILTENVADLNFESSLNIQLSRILAASTNPDLAEMCLELLHYQAESDEVKLLLAKDGLCETIYNLLEKYKTLASTSEARALMKLACELIVLILTGDESMHYLYTTSLLQNMVDWLDSSDIDLLTTGVLALGNFARTDSHCIYFVEQKTMNKLLEVLAKNNGVKDDVRLQHALLSALRNLVIPKPNKNAVIEAGLVETILPMLEIHQPPVVFKLLGTLRMTVDGQEKLALELLKNKTLIEQLVHWSKSSDYAGVTGESLRLMAWLVKHAYLSKIAYALPRKGDAPAEQIADKIPLSQDYDRSSLSEFLSNGGTVEAMVSMLTAQHLVMQNEALIALCILAVVYLTRDLETEQSKLLQDDLIKCEVGKKLAELISKSSDSMTKEIVENLQNCVNLLKTSEKLVAHLEENNINELLKSIPILTEYCTL